The following proteins are encoded in a genomic region of Xenopus laevis strain J_2021 chromosome 3L, Xenopus_laevis_v10.1, whole genome shotgun sequence:
- the cand1.L gene encoding cullin-associated and neddylation-dissociated 1 L homeolog has product MASASYHISNLLEKMTSSDKDFRFMATNDLMTELQKDSIKLDDDSERKVVKMILKLLEDKNGEVQNLAVKCLGPLVSKVKEYQVETIVDTLCTNMLSDKEQLRDISSIGLKTVIGELPPASSGSALAANVCKKITGRLTSAIAKQEDVSVQLEALDIMADMLSRQGGLLVNFHPSILSCLLPQLTSPRLAVRKRTIIALGHLVMSCGNIVFIDLIEHLLTELSKNDSMSTTRTYIQCIAAISRQAGHRIGEYLEKIIPLVVKFCNIDDDELREYCIQAFESFVRRCPKEVYPHVSTIINICLKYLTYDPNYNYDDEDEDENAMDADGADDDDQGSDDEYSDDDDMSWKVRRAAAKCLDAVVSTRHEMLAEFYKTVSPALISRFKEREENVKADVFHAYLSLLKQTRPVQSWLCDPDAMEQGETPLTMLQSQVPNIVKALHKQMKEKSIKTRQCCFNMLTELVYVLPGALTQHIPVLVPGIIFSLNDKSSSSNLKIDALSCLYVILCNHSPQVFHPHVQALVSPVVICVSDPFYKITSEALLVMQQLVKVIRPLDQPSSFDAAPYIKDLFTCTIKRLKAADIDQEVKERAISCMGQIICSLGDNLGSDLPSTLQIFLERLKNEITRLTTVKALSLIAGSPLKIDLRPILGEGVPILASFLRKNQRALKLGTLSALDILIKNYSDSLNVAMIDAVLDELPPLISESDMHVSQMAISFLTTLAKVYPSSLSKISGSILKELIGLVRSPLLQGGALSAMLEFFQALVVTGTATLGYMDLLRMLTGPVYAQSSALTHKQSYYSIAKCVAALTRACPKEGPAVVGQFIQDVKNSRSTDSIRLLALLSLGEVGHHIDLSGQLELKSVILEAFSSPSEEVKSAASYALGSISVGNLPEYLPFVLQEITSQPKRQYLLLHSLKEIISSASVVGLKPYVENIWALLLKHSECAEEGTRNVVAECLGKLTLIDPETLLPRLKGYLAAGSSYARSSVVTAVKFTISDHPQPIDPLLKNCIGDFLKTLEDPDLNVRRVTLVTFNSAAHNKPSLIRDLLDSVLPHLYNETKVRKELIREVEMGPFKHTVDDGLDIRKAAFECMYTLLDSCLDRLDIFEFLNHVEDGLKDHYDIKMLTFLMLVRLSTLCPSAVLQRLDRLVEPLRATCTTKVKANSVKQEFEKQDELKRSAMRAVVALLTIPEAEKSPLMSEFQSQISSNPELAAIFESIQKDTSSASLESMDTT; this is encoded by the exons ATTCATGGCAACTAATGACTTGATGACAGAGCTTCAAAAGGACTCCATAAAGCTGGATGATGACAGTGAAAGGAAAGTAGTGAAGATGATATTGAAGCTGTTAGAAGATAAGAATGGCGAAGTTCAAAATCTAGCTGTGAAATG TCTTGGTCCACTGGTAAGCAAAGTTAAAGAATATCAAGTGGAGACCATTGTAGACACTCTTTGTACCAACATGCTTTCGGACAAGGAACAACTACGTGATATATCTAGTATTGGGCTTAAGACAGTAATTGGAGAACTTCCACCAGCATCTAGTG GATCTGCTCTAgctgcaaatgtttgcaaaaaaattacaGGACGACTTACAAGTGCTATTGCAAAGCAGGAGGATGTGTCTGTTCAGTTAGAAGCATTGGATATTATGGCTGATATGCTTAGCAG ACAAGGTGGACTACTGGTGAATTTCCATCCTTCAATTTTGAGCTGTTTACTTCCACAGCTAACAAGTCCAAGACTTGCTGTAAGAAAAAGAACCATCATTGCTCTTGGCCATCTCGTAATGAGTTGCGGCAACATAGTGTTCATTGATCTCATTGAACATCTGTTGACCGAACTATCTAAAAATGATTCCATGTCTACCACTAGGACATATATACAGTGCATTGCTGCCATTAGTAGGCAAGCTGGCCACAGAATAG gtgaATATTTAGAGAAGATCATTCCACTTGTAGTGAAATTTTGTAATATAGATGACGATGAATTGAGAGAGTACTGCATTCAAGCATTTGAATCATTTGTCAGAAG GTGCCCTAAAGAAGTTTATCCTCATGTATCTACCATTATAAACATCTGTCTAAAATACTTAACATATGATCCCAATTACAATTATGATGATGAAGACGAAGATGAAAATGCTATGGATGCCGACGGTGCAGATGATGATGATCAAG gtaGTGATGATGAGTATAGTGACGATGACGATATGAGCTGGAAAGTGAGACGTGCTGCTGCTAAGTGCTTGGATGCTGTTGTCAGCACTCGCCATGAAATGCTTGCTGAGTTCTACAAGACAGTATCTCCTGCACTAATTTCTAGGTTCAAAGAGCGTGAAGAGAATGTAAAAGCAGATGTGTTTCATGCATATCTATCACTTCTGAAACAGACGCGTCCTGTGCAAAGTTGGCTTTGTGATCCTGATGCAATGGAACAAGGGGAAACTCCTTTGACAATGTTGCAGAGCCAG GTTCCAAATATTGTGAAGGCGCTACATAAACAAATGAAGGAGAAGAGCATAAAGACTCGCCAATGTTGTTTTAATATGCTTACAGAACTGGTATATGTTTTGCCTGGAGCTCTGACACAACACATTCCTGTTTTAGTACCAG GTATCATCTTTTCATTAAATGACAAGTCTAGTTCTTCTAACCTAAAGATAGATGCTCTATCATGTCTTTATGTTATCCTTTGCAACCATTCTCCACAAGTCTTCCACCCACATGTGCAGGCATTGGTTTCACCAGTGGTCATCTGTGTCAGCGATCCTTTCTATAAAATAACATCTGAAGCCCTGTTAGTAATGCAACAACTTGTAAAAGTCATTCGACCATTGGACCAGCCATCTTCCTTTGATGCTGCCCCATACATAAAGGATCTATTTACATGTACGATTAAGAGACTCAAAGCAGCCGACATTGATCAAGAAGTAAAAGAACGTGCAATTTCCTGCATGGGCCAAATCATTTGTAGTCTAGGTGATAATTTAGGGAGTGACCTACCTAGTACCCTTCAGATTTTCCTAGAAAGGCTAAAAAATGAGATCACACGGTTGACCACTGTGAAAGCTCTAAGTCTGATAGCTGGGTCTCCATTGAAAATAGATCTAAGGCCAATACTGGGAGAAGGGGTACCCATTCTTGCTTCTTTTCTCAGGAAGAACCAGAGAGCTTTAAAACTGGGGACACTATCCGCATTAGATATCTTAATAAAAAACTATAGTGACAGCCTGAATGTGGCAATGATTGATGCAGTGCTAGATGAGCTTCCACCTCTTATTAGTGAAAGTGATATGCATGTCTCCCAGATGGCCATTAGCTTCCTTACAACTTTAGCTAAAGTATATCCATCCTCTCTATCCAAGATTAGTGGATCTATTCTGAAAGAACTTATTGGGCTAGTGAGGTCACCATTATTACAAGGAGGAGCACTCAGTGCAATGCTAGAGTTCTTTCAAGCTCTGGTGGTTACTGGAACAGCAACTTTAGGTTACATGGACCTGCTTCGTATGTTAACAGGCCCCGTTTATGCACAGAGCTCGGCACTTACACACAAGCAGTCCTATTACTCTATTGCCAAATGTGTAGCTGCACTTACTCGAGCATGTCCTAAAGAGGGGCCAGCTGTTGTTGGACAGTTTATTCAGGATGTAAAAAACTCAAGATCTACGGATTCTATCCGTCTACTAGCTTTGCTTTCTCTTGGTGAAGTTGGACATCACATTGATCTAAGTGGACAGCTTGAACTTAAGTCTGTGATTTTGGAAGCCTTTTCCTCTCCTAGTGAAGAAGTGAAATCAGCGGCTTCCTATGCACTTGGCAGCATCAGTGTAGGCAACCTACCTGAGTATTTGCCATTTGTCCTACAAGAGATAACTAGCCAACCCAAGAGACAATATCTCCTGCTTCATTCTCTTAAGGAAATCATAAGCTCTGCATCAGTAGTAGGTTTAAAACCCTATGTTGAGAACATTTGGGCTTTACTTTTGAAACACTCTGAATGCGCAGAAGAAGGAACCCGGAATGTTGTTGCTGAATGCTTGGGGAAGCTCACTCTGATTGACCCTGAGACACTTCTGCCACGACTAAAAGGATATTTAGCTGCAG gttcgTCTTATGCTCGAAGTTCTGTAGTAACTGCTGTGAAGTTTACGATTTCTGATCATCCGCAGCCTATTGATCCACTGCTCAAGAACTGTATTG GTGATTTTCTGAAGACCCTAGAAGATCCTGATTTAAATGTTCGACGGGTTACACTTGTGACATTCAATTCTGCAGCTCACAACAAACCTTCATTAATCAGGGATCTGCTCGATTCCGTGCTTCCCCATTTGTATAATGAAACTAAAGTTAGAAAAGAACTAATAAGAGAG gtTGAAATGGGTCCTTTTAAACACACTGTTGATGATGGCCTTGATATCCGAAAAGCAGCCTTTGAGTGCATGTATACCCTTCTTGATAGTTGCCTTGACAGGCTGGACATCTTTGAATTTCTAAATCACGTTGAAGATGGCTTGAAAGATCACTACGACATTAAG ATGCTTACGTTCCTAATGTTGGTGAGGCTTTCTACTTTGTGTCCTAGTGCGGTTCTGCAGCGGTTGGATAGGCTGGTAGAACCATTGCGTGCCACATGCACAACCAAG GTAAAGGCAAACTCTGTGAAACAAGAATTTGAGAAGCAGGATGAACTGAAGCGTTCTGCTATGAGAGCAGTGGTAGCACTTTTAACCATTCCAGAAGCAGAAAAAAGCCCTCTCATGAGTGAATTCCAGTCACAGATCAGTTCAAATCCTGAGCTGGCAGCCATCTTTGAAAGTATTCAGAAAGATACTTCCTCCGCTAGCCTAGAGTCAATGGACACTACATAA